Proteins found in one Epinephelus fuscoguttatus linkage group LG4, E.fuscoguttatus.final_Chr_v1 genomic segment:
- the irx5b gene encoding iroquois-class homeodomain protein IRX-5b — protein MAYPQGFLFQPSVSLSLHSCPSFSSGVILGPRTEELGRSSSGSAFAPYSGSATSPGFNSHLPYGGEPRAAATLSSFVSPSYDPSSGISGSLDYHPFGPLGPYPYGDPSYRKNATRDATATLKAWLNEHRKNPYPTKGEKIMLAIITKMTLTQVSTWFANARRRLKKENKMTWTPRNRSEDEEEEDNIDLERNDDDDEPMKANSDEPETKSDTASRLPASVGTSCVLVYREDSGSSSDTDRSFTDPDFKDSGDRRLPLIPRPTSTGAPPHNTPPGTVRVSEPQRSSSPPSKEHVDSCNPIQGPNPAPKPKLWSLAEIATSSDKSKGCSDSSQSVGAPTHPTSTSRTPFSHSTALPRHLYYTSPFIPGYSSYGPLGPLHGGPASHLNGLQQTMLQRAEAIARDCKLRSQSQLDLHELKKGMTNM, from the exons ATGGCTTATCCTCAGGGTTTCCTCTTCCAGCCGTCCGTGTCCCTGTCTCTGCACTCCTGCCCGTCCTTCAGCTCCGGGGTCATCTTAGGACCGAGGACGGAGGAGCTCGGCCGCTCCTCTTCGGGCTCAGCCTTCGCTCCGTACTCGGGATCAGCGACCTCTCCCGGCTTCAACTCCCACCTACCGTACGGCGGGGAGCCCCGGGCCGCCGCCACCCTCAGCTCGTTTGTG AGTCCCAGCTATGATCCGTCCTCAGGGATCTCTGGCTCCTTAGACTACCACCCGTTTGGGCCCCTGGGGCCGTACCCATACGGAGACCCCTCCTACAGGAAGAACGCCACGCGAGACGCCACGGCCACGCTGAAGGCCTGGCTCAATGAGCACCGGAAAAACCCGTACCCCACCAAGGGGGAGAAGATCATGCTGGCCATCATCACCAAGATGACCCTGACTCAGGTGTCCACCTGGTTCGCCAACGCCCGCCGGAGGCTGAAGAAGGAGAACAAGATGACCTGGACCCCGAGGAACAGGAgcgaggatgaggaggaggaggacaacaTCGACCTGGAGAGGAATGACGACGACGACGAGCCGATGAAAGCCAACAGCGACGAGCCAGAGACGAAGAGCGACACTG cttctCGTCTTCCTGCCTCTGTGGGGACCTCGTGCGTGTTGGTGTACAGAGAGgacagcggcagcagcagcgacaCCGACCGGAGCTTCACTGATCCCGACTTTAAAGACTCAGGGGACAGGAGGCTGCCCCTCATTCCGCGCCCCACTTCCACAGGGGCCCCTCCCCACAACACACCACCGGGAACAGTCAGAGTGtcggagccacagcgatcatcGAGCCCACCGTCAAAGGAGCACGTTGACTCCTGCAACCCCATCCAGGGGCCAAACCCAGCCCCTAAACCCAAACTGTGGTCGCTGGCTGAGATCGCCACGTCTTCAGATAAAAGTAAAGGATGTAGTGACTCTTCACAAAGCGTAGGGGCTCCCACCCACCCCACATCCACATCCCGGACCCCATTCTCACACAGCACTGCCCTGCCCCGACACCTCTACTACACCTCCCCCTTCATTCCCGGATACTCCAGCTACGGCCCTCTGGGGCCCCTGCATGGTGGCCCTGCCTCACATTTAAATGGATTACAGCAGACGATGCTGCAGAGAGCAGAGGCCATAGCCAGAGACTGCAAACTACGCAGTCAGAGCCAGCTGGACCTGCACGAACTCAAGAAGGGCATGACGAACATGTGA